The stretch of DNA AGAGATTATCAATACTATGCTACCTTTCACAATATTTATGTAGCAAAAGAGCGGGTATCTGATCAATTTTTGATCAATGCAGCTGTTGGAGCAGCTAAGGACAGCGAGGAGTCTAATACTAGGAGCACTAGAAGCCGACGATCTTCTAGGCGTAGACGTAGGTCTACAACGACTACAGAGGTAATCAACCCTTATGCTGTTCTCAAGCAACAATTTGAGATTTTAGAAAGAGATTTAATCCGTTAGAGCAGAGGAGAAATTAAAGGCTCGCATTAAACAATTTTAAAAATCTCCCATCATTTGTTAAAAATTAGCTCTTATGACAAAAGAAGTAAAAAGTCCGTTCAAGTTTTTGGATTCTTACGATAAGAAAGATAAGGATATCTTTTTTGGTAGAAAACAAGAAACCTATGAACTTTATGATAGAATAATGGAAACCAACTTAGTCCTACTTTATGGGGCTTCTGGTACTGGTAAAACAAGTTTGATTAATTGTGGTTTAGGCAATGAGTTTGAATCGACCGATTGGCATCCTATTTTTATCCGTAGAAAGGATAATATTATGGAAGCAATGCGAGAGGAATTTCAGCGACATGCCGTTAAAAAAATCAAACCAACTACTTCCATTATTGAGCAAGTGCGCTCTTTGTATTTGGATTATTTTAAGCCAATATATCTTATTTTTGATCAATTCGAAGAAATCTTTATCCTTGGTGATAAGGAGGAGCAAAAGTTGTTCTTTGAAACCATTTACCAGTTGTTAGAAGAAAATTTGCAATGCAAAGTATTGATCTCAATGCGAGAAGAGTACATTGCTTATTTATCAGAATTTGAAGAAATTATTCCTTATTTGTTTGACAATCGTTTGAGGGTTGAAAAAATGAATAGCAAAAATTTGAAGGATGTAATAGAAGGAACTGCGGTCAAATTTAATATCAAATTGCAGAATGGGGCAAAGAATATTTCTGAATTGATTATTGAAAAGCTGAGAGACAAAAATCACGAAATAGACCTCGCTAATTTGCAAGTATACTTGGATCGTTTGTACCAAATGGACAAAAAAAGAGATCCAGACAAAAAAGGAATTACGTTTGATGAGGCTTTGATTGTAAAAACGGGTAACTTAGAAGATGTTATGTCTCTTTTTTTGGATGAACAATTGTCGGTTTTGGATAAAGAATTGACCAAAAAATACAAAGATGTAAAAAAAGGCGCCCCTTTGGATATTTTATTTGAATTGGTAACCGACAATGGCACTAAACATGCTATAGATTTGGAGCAAGTTAAAAAACGCTTAAAACGTTCTAAAAATATAGCACCCAATGTCATTGATTACTGTGTTCAGCGATTTAAAGAAATGCGTATCCTCCGAGAACTTACATAATAACTAGATTAGAGATAGGATATGAAAATAGAATTAGCACACGACTTTATTGCCAAAAAAATATACCAAGAGGCTTCTCTCGAAGACAAAGCAAGGGCAAGTGCCACTAAGTTGCTGCACGAACGCTATCGTCATTACTTATCCTCTAAAAACTTATTGTTGACGGAGTATGATTTAATTTATATCAGACCGCATCTAGAACGGATGGATTTGAGCAGGGAGGAAGAGTTGTATGTTAAGGTGAGTAAACAAAAGATCAAAAAAGGAAAACGAATGGCTCGAGTCAAGGATGGGGCTATTGTCGCCTTGGTTTGTGGGATTGTATTTAGTACTTGGGGCTTGTGGGGCTGGCAGCAATTTTCTACTGTTTCCAAAGACTTGGCAGAAGCCCAAGATACCATTAATATTTTATTGAGGAACCAAACTCAAGAACCTTATCATACGATTCCTATAGCCGATTCTATTAATACCTCTTCTGTTCCCAATTTTTTTAAGACCATTAAGTTGGTCGGCAAGATTACGAATGAACAAAATAAGCCTGTAGCTGCTGCCTTGGTTCAGATAATGGGAGCCGAGGCTTATACCCAAGAAGATGGTACCTATGAATTGTATCTGATCCTTTCGCCTAAAAATATTGGGAATACCATACCACTTACCATTAGCAAAACCAATTACTTACCGCTTTCTCAAACCATAGATACCGATCAAACAGAGATTGATTTGGCGTTAACCCTAATAAGAGAATAAAGAATAGGCTTTTTAATAAATAGTAATATTATGACAACGTATCGTTTGGTTCTTTTTGTTTTTTTTCTAAGCATAATTATTAGCTGCCAAAATAAACAAGAAGGGGCTTATTATGACTTATTGGCTTCAGGGATTGAACTCTCTACCCAAGATACGACTGTTGCAAAGGTTGGGGAGCAATTGTTGTTTCCTTATTATTTTAGTGCAGGAGTACAGCCTATTTATTATCAACTGAATTATTTCAATTCGGATACTACCGTGCTTGAATATAAAAGAAACCCTACCTTTTATTTGGACGATGAAGATATTGATGGGGGACGTTCTGCTGGACTCTTTATTTTTGAAGGGAAGAAAGAAGGGCTTGCTCGATTAGAGTTTTATAACCTTCATGATAATGTGGTAGCCCATCAATTACCTGACGACGAGTTTGCAGAGTGGTTGCCCTTGCATAAAGATTTAGAAACCTCTGTTTGTTATATCAGGATAAAAAACTAAGTAGGTGAACAATGTTAGTGTGAAGTACATCTGGGTGTTTTGGTTGATGGCGATTGTTGTTGGAGGGAATGCCCAAGATATATCCGCCTTAAGTAAAGATGAGTTACAAGAAGATTTGGTGCATTTGTTAGCTGGTCTGGAACGTTATAATCCCGCTATGTATGCCTATAGCTCAAAAGAAGCATTTCGAAAAAGAATTACTACAATTCAAGCAGCGATTACTGCGCCAATGGATGCGCTTACATTCTATAAACATCTTTGTTTTGCGGTAGAAGGAGTCAACGAAGGACATGTGACAATAGGAACCGCAGCAGATCCTTTTTATGCTGGATTTTTGAAAGGAGACTATAAAAGTTTGCCTTTGAGTGTGCAATTTTTAGGAGAACAAGCCTATGTTTGGGACAACCTCAGTGCCAATAATGCGTTAGAACGTGGCGATGAAATTCTTAGTATTAATGGTCGGTCAATGGAGCAGATTAGGACACAGATTTTTAAGTATACTTTTTCGGATGGAGCTATTGAAACCTTTAAGCAGAAACGCTTAAGTAATGAATTGTCTGCTCGTTACTTTTGGTTTGTGGAACGCCCCGATTCTTTTGTGCTCAATTATAAAAAAAGAGGAGAAACAACCATTCGGCAAGTTCAATTAATGGCGCTGACTCGAACTGAGATGGCGAAGTGGTCGCTTCAGCGAAAATTAAAACGTAAACGCCCGCAGGGAATTAATAAAATTTATAATTTAACGATAGATCAGAACATCGCTACACTAACACTTCGAAGCTTTAACGAGGAAATTATCAAGGCGAATGAGCTTAAATCCTATGCTTTTTATGAGCGAATTTTTAAGCGTTTGAGACAAAATAAAGTCAAACATTTGATTCTTGATTTAAGAGATAACATAGGAGGAATGAAAGAATTTGGGGATGATTTATTGGCTTTTGCCCTTAAAAAGAAGCATAAAGGAATTTTTAGAGAATTGTTATCTTGGGATGGCAAAAAAGTAGCCGCTTCTTTTCCTAAACGCAACAAATGGTTCTTTAAAGGGAAGTGGTATATTTTAACCAATGGAGGAACCTATTCTACGGCTGCTCTAATTGCACAATACTTACATATTTATGCTGCCGCTGTTGTGATTGGTGCTGAAGCAGGCAGTCGATACGAAGGCTTTGCTGCTGGAACTTACCACCACCTAACGTTACCCAATTCTAAAATAAGAATAGCAATTCCTAATAAATGGGTAAAAAATAAACTGCTTCAACAACCTAAGCAGACCAACAGAGGATTGTTGCCAACTTATCCCATTCACATCACTATTGACGCTTTGTTAGAGGAACGAGATCTGGCTAAAGAAAAAGCCTTAGAGTTGATTCGAAACCCATCGTTTTAGATAGAAAATGCTACCATCTATTTTACTGATAATTTTAACATCTTATAAAGAATGAAACTTCTAATCATTTTTAGTTTCTGCGTGCTATGCTCTTGCTTAAATGCTCAAAGCAACGCTAATTTGTATTCTTTTTTTGTCGCAGGGCATACCTACGGAGAGATTGGACAGAATAATATTGGTTTACATCCTCCATTTAAAATGAAATTTGATTACATCAAAGGCAGGACTGAAATTCAATTTGGAATTTTGACAGGAGATATTGTTTCGCCGAATCCTGTTGCGCAAGATTGGGATGAAGTAGATTTGGATATTGACTCTTTGGGAATACCTGTTTATTTCTCTGCTGGAAATCACGATATGGAGAATAGACCCGTTTATGAAAGTCGATATGGTAGAACTTATTATGATTTTACCTTCCAAAACGATTTATTTATTGTGTTAGACCCTAATTTAGACCATTGGAATATTTCGGGAAACCAACTGGTTTATTTAAAAAATCTACTTCAAACTTCAGCAAGGACGGCAGATAATATTTATGTTTTTTTTCATCAAGTGCTTTGGAGGGAGCATGATAATAAATACAGCGATATAACCCCCAATTCGTTTGCAGGAAAAATTAATCCAACGGATCGAATTAACTTTTGGACAGAGGTAGAGCCCTTATTCCATGAATTACCCAATCGTGTTGTTATGTTTTCTGGTGATTTTGGTGGAGCTCCTTGGTCTACTCCTTTTATGTATGATACCTATGATAATATTACGTTCATTGGGAGTGGGATGGGAAAAAGAAACCAAGATAATTTTATTGTCGTAAATATAGATTCTAGTAAATCTATTGATTATGATTTAATCTGTCTAGAACATGCCGACCTTTATTGCCTGGGGGAGTTAACGGACTATCAAAAAACGGTAGAAGAAAGTAAATATGCTTGCTATCCTAATCCTACAGATGGTGAAATAACCATTAGATTGGCGACCGATGCTACCACTAAAATAGAGGTATTTAGTACTGCTGGGAAGTTGCTCCTACAAAAAAAATACGAACGAATATATCAGTCTCGTATTGATTTAGCTCCTTTTGATCAAGGACTTTATTTAATAAAAATAACGAGCCCATCACAAACTTCAATATTCAAAATCATCAAAAATTAATGCACTAGAGACACTATCCTTTGGTGCTTTTGGGGATGAGCTGAACTTTTTTAACGAAAAGATTGCTTTATTCCTTTTTTTGCTTTAGTTTTATGACTGAACGGTCGGTCGTAAAACTAAAGCAATGACAAAAAAAGAAAAAATTATACATACAGCGCTAACGCTATTTGCCAAGCATGGATATACAGAAACCTCCATTAGTAAAATAGCAAAAGAGGCGGGAGTCTCCAAAGGACTTACTTATACCCATTTTGAGAATAAAGAAGATCTATTAAAGGCAGTCGTTACCGAAACCTTAGTCAGCATGACAACAGGGTTGATTCAGGTAGAAGAATTGAACTTAAAGCATTTTTTGAGCTATTATTTTGAATTATTAAAGGCACAAAAAGAGCGCATTCGATTTTGTGTTTTATTGGTCATTCACCCCGAAACGCCTTCTGTAATAAAAGAACTGTTGGCCCAACAGCAAACCGAATTATTGCAAGTTTTAACGCATTTGTTAAGCCCTTTTTCTTCTGACAATTCTTCTTTGGAAGCTCAAATGTTATTGGCTACCCTAGATGGAATCACCCTAGAGTATATCACAAATTCAGATGAAGCAGTTTTGGAGAAAATGGAGGCCTACTTGATGCATAAATATTAAAGATTATCTCTACTTAATCCATAAAAATGAAGAATAAAAAAGTATTGATCTCAGGTGCTGGGATTGCAGGATTGACACTAGCATTTTTTCTCCAAAAAAATGGCTTTGAACCCATTGTTATTGAAAAAGCTAGTGGCTTAAGGGATGGGGGATATATGATTGATTTTTTCTCTTCGGGAGTACACGTTATAGAACAAATGGGATTGTTAGACACCCTAAAAGAAAGAGATCATGGATCTTCTATTGTTCGACAATATACCGATAAAGGCAAAAAAAGTATGACCTTGGACATTTCTGCTTTCCGAACTGCTCAAAAAGGGAAATTATTTAATTTTTTAAGAACAGATTTGGTCGATATCTTATATCAAACGATAAAAGACAAGGTAGAAATTCGATACAATACTTCTTTAAAAGCTGTACAGGAACATCCTACAGGGGTAGAGGTAACCTTTGAAGATGGAAAAACAGAGCAGTTTGATTTGTTGGTGGGGGCAGACGGTATACATTCTAATACTCGAAAATTGGTTTTCAGCGAAGATGAAGTAGAACAGTTTTTTTTGGGCTATTACGTAGCAGGAATAGAACATAATACTCCGCTTAACATCAAAGAGCATGAGGTATTGGCGATGACTATTCCCAACAAACAAATTATGACCTATACCACAGATTATCATACTGAAGCATGCAATACGAGTATTTTTGTGCTAAAAAGGGCAGAAAAATTACCAATGATGGAACACCAAGAACGAGTAGCATTACTGCGAAAAGAGTTTGAAACATTTATTCAACCTGTTCCTGAAATTTTAGAGACAGCCGCCAAACAGTCTAAGATGTATTTTGATGAAGTTTCCCAAATTCGATTAAAAGGAAATTGGTACAAAGGACGCACTATTTTGGTTGGCGATGCAGCCTATTGTATTACACTTTTGTCTGGGCAGGGAGCCTCAATGGCAATGACTGGAGCTTATTTACTGGCACAAAAATTAATTGAATTCAATGGTGATCCTACTAGATCTTATCCTATCTTTGAACAAGAATTGCGCCCCTTAGTAACCTCTATGCAAGAAAAAGCCATTAAGAATGTCGCTTCTTATTTGCCATCTTCTCGTTTTTCGATGTGGCTTAGGAATTTGTTAGCGCCCATTTTGTTTACTCGGCCATTTATACCTTTTCTAATACGACAATTGGGAGCGGTCAACTTTTTTGAAGCTAAAAAATAATGAATCTAAAAGCAGAATTTGGAAATATTGATATTTATTTATTTGACCAATTGTTAAAAGGGCGTTTTGAGCATTGCCAGCGAATTTTGGAAGTAGGCTGTGGAACGGGAAGAAACTTAACTTATTTCCTAAAGCGTGATTTTGAGGTGCATGGGGTCGATAAAAATCCTGAGGCAATTCGAGGCGTACAAAAGCTAGCCCAACAGTTAAATGCAAGTAATGATGGACAAAATTTTGTTGTTGCTGCGATTGAAAATTTACCTTATGAAGCTGCTTTTTTTGATGCCATAATTTGCAATGCCGTATTGCATTTTGCCAAGGATGCCAATCATTTTGATCAAATGTTGAACGCCATTTGGCGAGTACTAAAACCTCAGGGGCAATTATTTATTCGTTTGGCTTCGGACATAGGGATAGAAGATCTGGTTCAGCCCTTGGGGAATGGTCGTTTTTTATTGCCAGATGGTTCTGTACGCTTTTTGGTTAATGAAGCGCTATTGTTAGATTATACACAGCAATTGGGGGCAAAACTAACCGAATACATCAAAACTACTAATGTTCAAGGCTTGCGTTGCATGACAACTTGGTGTTTGCAAAAGTAAATTTAACAAGGGGGGACAATTTGAAAATGACATCGAATCGATCATTTTCAAATTGTCAAATTAGGAGATTAGATTTTCTATGTTATAATCTAAAAGCCAATTATTGAGCTTCTAATTTTTCAAGTCTATCCTCTAAGGCTTGAATTGCCGTTTGTAATTGCTGATTTTCCTTTTTTTGGTGTTCTATAATTTGCTGCTGTTCTTTGACAGAATTGACCAGAATATACAATAGATGCGTTCCACCATCATAATTTAAAATCTCTTCTTTATTCTCTGTTTCAGCAGTTTTGGCAATAAGACTAGAACCAATCATATAAGGGGCTACTTCTTGAACCTCTTGAGCGATAATACCTACATAATCTTTCCCATCGTCTACGGTGTTGTATAAACCATTGTATTTGAACGTGACAGGATTGATTTGCGTCAGTACATTTAAGCCATCAGAGAAGCGCACAATGTCTTTTTTAGTTCTTTTGTCAGAAGTTGCCGTCCATGTTCCACCTCCAGACTTGCTTGCGGTTCCGTTGACTTGCAAGGTGGTCGTTGGCACAGCTGTTCCCGTACCTAAACCAACATTTCCATTGGCATGAATTGACATGGCATTGGTGGCACTACCTCCATGATCGTTCCCTGTGTGTCCCGTCCAAAATCTCATGGCTTCCACAGAAGCTTGTGCATCATATCCAATAAAACCAGAATGATTGGTATTGGAAATACCTTTAAATTGGATCACAGGATGTTGTGCATGAAAAACAGCGGCACGAGAATAACCACTTGTCATTGTGGGGCCATTAGCGACATGCAAAGGAGCAGTAGGAGCGGTTGTTCCAGCCCCCAAATAGCCTTGAACGGCAACATCATGACGAGTAAGCCCTACCGAAGAATTATTCTTAAAATAGGTTAATCCTTCAGATTGCCCTGTGCCAGGAATGGTACGTGGATAAATATCAAATACTTGCTCGTAGATTCCTAGAAGGCTACCTGTTTCAAAGACTAAATCAGTATAAATTCCGTTTGTTCCCACTTGTAAGCCACCAGCAACTTGCAATTTTTTGCTGGGGGTAATGGTTCCAATTCCGACATTTCCAGTAGCAGTAATGGCAAGATCGATTTGATTGGTATTTTGTGTATGTAAAGTAAGCCCCGTACTACTGTTGCCCACTGAAATTCCAAAGATGTCGTTCACTCTACTGACAGCAAAATCAGCATAGACATTACCACTGCCTTCTGAAGTTCCCAAACGAATTCCTTGGTAAGCATCTCCTGTTGTTCCGTTGGTATGAAAACGAGCGATGTAATTGGTGTTACCGCCTTCATAAACCGATAAGCGCATATCTGGAGTACTGTTGTTGATACCAACGTAGCCATTGTTTTCAACCGTAAAAAAGCGTTGTGTTCCTGTTAGTCCACCAGAGCCATTGATTACCCCTGCTGTTTCATCGTTATGGTCGCTTAGACCTGTTTGGCGTTGAATAACAAAACGATCACTAGCGGCATAAGGGCGTCCAGCAAACCATTCATTTTGCCCTCCATTGTCGTACATAAAGGTTCCCAATCCTCTAGTATTACTGGCTTGATTGGCTTTCAAGACTAGACCAGCATTGATATAGCCTGATTGTTCTCCCTCAATCATTATATGACTAGGACCATCTCTATAAACGTGTAGTTTGTATAGGGGATCCGCCAAACCAATTCCCACATTGCCATCATTTTTTAGCATCAACTGATTGCTGTTCCAAGTCGCAGCATTGTCAGAAGCAGTTTCTAAAAATAAGTTGGCTCCAGTAGCCGCATTAGAAGCAGGATTGACGGAGCGAATGCGAGCACCTGCTACATAAGTAGGGCTGTTGTGACCAAATTCAACAATATTAATGTTGTTAACATCAGTACCTTGATCCCAAAGCCTTAATGCCATGTTCTCATGTATTCCTCCTCCTCCATAGAGCAAAGCCCATGGTGTTAAAATGTTGTCGCCATTTACCTCTAGTTTGGTAGAAGGAGTAACCGAACCAATCCCAACATTGCCATGTGTAAAAATATTATCGTTAATGTTATTGGGAGCTGTTGTTGTTCCTACTTCGTGCCAATCGTTGTCTGCATTCATCAATTGATCGCTCAATCGGTTCCACTTGGTTCCATCCCAATAGTAATAACCAACCCCAGTAGTCGTATTGGTATTATAAACTAATAAAGAAGTAGCAGGAGCTGTGACAGGAGCTGCTGCATTTAAATTGGGAATGTCAATTCTGGGTACTAAAAGCCCTCTATTGGCATCTTCTATGTCTAACTTAGCACTACTATGAGGGGTTGTTGTTCCAATTCCTACATTTTGGGCAATACTATTAGAAACAATAAATGCAAATAAAAGCGTTAAATTTATTATTTTAAGCATAATACAATAGTTAATCTACGCTAGCTTTTCTCCTCTATATTGCCGTTAAAAGCTTTGGTTAGGCGGTAGGACTATATTAGAGAATAAAGGGGGTAGATGATAATAAAAATGATAAGATATTTAGTCAAAAAGTTTTGTCATAACAATTGCAATCTAAACGATTTCTATAGGATGGGTAAGGCAGCTATCGCTAGGATAGTAGGGTAAATAACAATTGGAACTTTCAACTAAAAGGAACTAGGAGAGTGGTTTTTGATGCTTAAAAAAGGGACAATTCATATCGGGAGAATGGGGAGGGGATAGCATAAAAGTAGTGCTATTTTAGTTAAAAAAAATTATTTTTACTAATAATACTAGTAAGAGTGCCTAAACTTAATCATTTCTTGATCTTTTTTTAAGGATAAATCGCTTTAGTCTGAATGCAGGCTTCCTTTTGATGTAAACTAAAAATAAGAAAAAATGAAATTTCAAGGTGTTGATTTTGAGGAGATAAAAGGTAGGTTGATTGAAGTGCCTTTTGTGAATAAAGGAGGACGACGAATAGATGGGGCAGCGAGTTTATTTTTTCAGGTTGCAACGCAAAATTATTTTGTAAAGGTAACAACAGACAGCCTTTCTAGAGCAAACTTAAATCCCTATTTAAATCAATTGATAACCGTGAAGGCGTACCGAGCGGTTGGGGCTTGGGACAGTGATGATCCTATGGTTCAAAGTCGGGTTGGTGATTATATCGTAATAGTTAAAATTTTGGATTAGTTTACCAATTCTTTTTGGCATTCAAATAAGCACTCGACTCAGAATACCCAAGGATATAAGCAATATCTTTGGTTTTCATTTTATTGCCTGCTTGTAAGAAATTGGACAATTCTTTTTTTATTTCAAGACTAATTTCTCTAAAGGAACTTCCTTCTTGATTTAATTTACGTTGGAAAGTGCGGCTACTCATCGAAAATTGCCTGCAAACCATTTTTAGAGAAGGCAGTTCTGGTGCACAAAGGTGCAAAATCATACGCCGTGTATTGGCTGCAAAGCTTTGCGCATGGTCAGGTGTTTGTATCATTTGCAGATATTTGGGAAGCAAGCATTCTATTTGCTGCAAATTTCTAGCATTAATAGGTTGGTTGATGGAATTTTGAGGGAGACTGAAACAATGCGAATGACTTGATTGGATAGGATGTCCTAGATGCAGTTCATAGGAAAGAAGATCAGCATAAGGCAGTGCCAAACCTAATGGGGTAGCTCCCATCATTAGTTTTAGTTCTCTAAAAATTAAACAAAAAGAAGTATCTAGAATGTTTTTTCGAAGGACAGGTGTTTTTATTTTGGTATCTAATTGTAATTGAATTTGACTTCCCAAAATGTTTTTTTTGATTGTTAATAGTGGAAAGTTGTTTTGAAGGTAACTTTCTAAAATCAAAAGTGCCTGTTCTATACTAGAACTCTGCAATGAAATGGTATGTACAAGACCTAGGGCACTAAGGTTTAGATACAGCCCAAAGGAGATTCCTAATCGGGCATCTGCTAGAGTTGTTGAGATTTTAGTTAGGATGGCTAAATAGTCCTCTAGATCAATTTTAGCTTCTAGAGCACAGTAGTCAATATTTTTGTCTTTAACCATTGCCTGTAATAGAGTCGCATTCATTCCTCTAGACGCAGCAAAATCAATTAAAGTGGATACTAAAGCGGCATTTATTTTCATAGCTTCTTTTTTGGCGCAAAATATCAATATTTAAACATTAAAGTAGATGATTTTTGTATTGAATTTAATGTACTAAATTAAACGATAAAAGTTATGAATCTTCTACAAAAAGCATTGGCTGGAAATGCCATTTTTTCGAGTTTATCAGGATTAGCAATGTTGATTTTTCCAAATGATTTAACACAATTATTTGGATTAAAGGCATCGCTTCCCTTTTTTATTATTGGAATAGGTTTATTGTTTTTTGCCAGCACTATTGTTGTAGCCATTCGGCAACAAAAAATCAAGAACGTGTGGCTGATAATTATACAAGACTTATTATGGGTATTGGGATCTACCCTTGTATTAATTATTCAACCTTTTGGTATTTCTTCAGTTGGTAACTTATTAATAGCCGTTGTTACTGCTGTTGTTTTGTGTTTTGCAGTCTGGCAATACATTGGCTTAAAACAGCAAATTAAAATGAAGCATAAAAACTATGATAGTTGACTTTAAATCAATTGCGCTACTGGGCAAGCCGTTGTTTACTTGGACGGTTGTACAAACTCCAATGTCTTTAACGGCTGCCATGCCTAAGGATGAAGCCTGCTTTGCTTATGTTTTAGAAGGAGAATGTTTTACTTATTCAGAAACAGAAAACCTGAAAATCAAAACCAAGGAAGCATTTTTGGCTAAATGTGGCAATTATACGACCAAACTAAAGGCAGTTGATAGCGTAACGAGGTATAGTACGATAGTAGTGCATTTTCATTTGGAGGTCTTACAAAAAATATATGCCCAAGGGTTACCTGCTTTTTTGACAAAAAAAGAAGCTTTTAGGGGAGCTAATACGGCTAAAGTTGCCTCCAATGAATTGATAGAGCATTATATCAATAACATCCAATTGTACTTTAAGTATCCTAGATTGGCAACCGAAGATGTCTTAATCTTAAAACTAAAAGAGATCATTCTGTTGTTAACTCAGACCCAGAACTCTCCCCAAGTTTTAACCCTGATGCAAAATCTGTTTTCTGAGCGAACCATCGAATTTAAAGAAATTATAGAAGGGCATATTTGCTCGGATTTGACGATAAAAGAACTGGCACAGCTAACCAATAGAAGCCTTTCTAGTTTCAAAAAAGCGTTTAAAAATATCTACCGAGATACACCAGCGAGTTATAGAATAACCAAACGAATAGAAAAAGTAGCCAATCTACTCTTGTTATCCGATGAGGCCATTACGACAATTGCCTACGATTGTGGCTTTAAAACAGTGGCGCATTTGTCTAGAGTTTTTAAGAGGCATTATGGGACAAGTCCTTCGCAATATCGTTTAGACCATTCAGACAAATAATCGAACTTTTTAGATAAGCTAGAGTGCCTTATTATTCAGATCTTTGATTTATCAATAGAATTTTTACAGGTTGTTAAACTAGAAAAACATGACGATTATTGATTTTATTATTGGATTAACTTTAATGAATGCCATGCCACATTTTGTGCTTGGTGTTTGGAAAGGTCGAATGGTTAGTGGTTTGGGAATAGGAAATTGGCAAAATATTATTTATGGTTTAATTAATTTTGTTGTTGCTATGAGTTTGTATGCTTACCAATACGGTCTGGGAACTATTGCTCAAAATGGTATTGTAGCAGGGGCTTTATTTGTGCTGGTGATTTATTTTCTGACGGGACATTTTTGGTATCGATTGTTCAATAAGGGATAAAAAGCAAAATAAATTATCCAAAATTTTGCGTCTTTTTTCTAAAGTTGCGTCTTTTATCATAGGCCTTAAAAACGACTCTTAGGAGTTTTATTGGATTATTTTATTAAACATAGGACGATGGCAACAGAAAAAATATGGCGTGCCTTTC from Aureispira anguillae encodes:
- a CDS encoding ATP-binding protein, which produces MTKEVKSPFKFLDSYDKKDKDIFFGRKQETYELYDRIMETNLVLLYGASGTGKTSLINCGLGNEFESTDWHPIFIRRKDNIMEAMREEFQRHAVKKIKPTTSIIEQVRSLYLDYFKPIYLIFDQFEEIFILGDKEEQKLFFETIYQLLEENLQCKVLISMREEYIAYLSEFEEIIPYLFDNRLRVEKMNSKNLKDVIEGTAVKFNIKLQNGAKNISELIIEKLRDKNHEIDLANLQVYLDRLYQMDKKRDPDKKGITFDEALIVKTGNLEDVMSLFLDEQLSVLDKELTKKYKDVKKGAPLDILFELVTDNGTKHAIDLEQVKKRLKRSKNIAPNVIDYCVQRFKEMRILRELT
- a CDS encoding S41 family peptidase, coding for MNNVSVKYIWVFWLMAIVVGGNAQDISALSKDELQEDLVHLLAGLERYNPAMYAYSSKEAFRKRITTIQAAITAPMDALTFYKHLCFAVEGVNEGHVTIGTAADPFYAGFLKGDYKSLPLSVQFLGEQAYVWDNLSANNALERGDEILSINGRSMEQIRTQIFKYTFSDGAIETFKQKRLSNELSARYFWFVERPDSFVLNYKKRGETTIRQVQLMALTRTEMAKWSLQRKLKRKRPQGINKIYNLTIDQNIATLTLRSFNEEIIKANELKSYAFYERIFKRLRQNKVKHLILDLRDNIGGMKEFGDDLLAFALKKKHKGIFRELLSWDGKKVAASFPKRNKWFFKGKWYILTNGGTYSTAALIAQYLHIYAAAVVIGAEAGSRYEGFAAGTYHHLTLPNSKIRIAIPNKWVKNKLLQQPKQTNRGLLPTYPIHITIDALLEERDLAKEKALELIRNPSF
- a CDS encoding T9SS type A sorting domain-containing protein gives rise to the protein MKLLIIFSFCVLCSCLNAQSNANLYSFFVAGHTYGEIGQNNIGLHPPFKMKFDYIKGRTEIQFGILTGDIVSPNPVAQDWDEVDLDIDSLGIPVYFSAGNHDMENRPVYESRYGRTYYDFTFQNDLFIVLDPNLDHWNISGNQLVYLKNLLQTSARTADNIYVFFHQVLWREHDNKYSDITPNSFAGKINPTDRINFWTEVEPLFHELPNRVVMFSGDFGGAPWSTPFMYDTYDNITFIGSGMGKRNQDNFIVVNIDSSKSIDYDLICLEHADLYCLGELTDYQKTVEESKYACYPNPTDGEITIRLATDATTKIEVFSTAGKLLLQKKYERIYQSRIDLAPFDQGLYLIKITSPSQTSIFKIIKN
- a CDS encoding TetR/AcrR family transcriptional regulator, whose protein sequence is MTKKEKIIHTALTLFAKHGYTETSISKIAKEAGVSKGLTYTHFENKEDLLKAVVTETLVSMTTGLIQVEELNLKHFLSYYFELLKAQKERIRFCVLLVIHPETPSVIKELLAQQQTELLQVLTHLLSPFSSDNSSLEAQMLLATLDGITLEYITNSDEAVLEKMEAYLMHKY
- a CDS encoding FAD-dependent monooxygenase, whose amino-acid sequence is MKNKKVLISGAGIAGLTLAFFLQKNGFEPIVIEKASGLRDGGYMIDFFSSGVHVIEQMGLLDTLKERDHGSSIVRQYTDKGKKSMTLDISAFRTAQKGKLFNFLRTDLVDILYQTIKDKVEIRYNTSLKAVQEHPTGVEVTFEDGKTEQFDLLVGADGIHSNTRKLVFSEDEVEQFFLGYYVAGIEHNTPLNIKEHEVLAMTIPNKQIMTYTTDYHTEACNTSIFVLKRAEKLPMMEHQERVALLRKEFETFIQPVPEILETAAKQSKMYFDEVSQIRLKGNWYKGRTILVGDAAYCITLLSGQGASMAMTGAYLLAQKLIEFNGDPTRSYPIFEQELRPLVTSMQEKAIKNVASYLPSSRFSMWLRNLLAPILFTRPFIPFLIRQLGAVNFFEAKK
- a CDS encoding class I SAM-dependent methyltransferase, producing the protein MNLKAEFGNIDIYLFDQLLKGRFEHCQRILEVGCGTGRNLTYFLKRDFEVHGVDKNPEAIRGVQKLAQQLNASNDGQNFVVAAIENLPYEAAFFDAIICNAVLHFAKDANHFDQMLNAIWRVLKPQGQLFIRLASDIGIEDLVQPLGNGRFLLPDGSVRFLVNEALLLDYTQQLGAKLTEYIKTTNVQGLRCMTTWCLQK